The window CCCTCCTCAGGTGGTTTACAAAGAATGCCTCAAAAATCACGCCGCCAGTTTAGGCGGCCACGCTCTAGACGGCTGTGGTGAGTTCATGCCATCCCCAACCGCCACCGCCACGGATCCCACCTCCCTCAAATGCGCCGCTTGCGGCTGCCATCGAAATTTCCACCGCCGTGAACCGGATGACCCAATCGCTACTCCAACGACAACCCATGTCATTGAGTACCAACCCCATCACCGTCACCACCCGCCGCCTCCGTCTACGGCGGCGGCGGCCCATCGGAGTCCGAGTTCCGCATCTCCTCCTCCGATCTCCTCATCGTACTACCCTTCCGCACCCCACATGCTTCTAGCCCTCTCCGGTGTGCTGCCGGAGAACGCTGGGGGCGGCGGTGGATTCCACCACACGATTCTGACTCCGAGTCCTAATTCGAGAAAGCGATTCAGAACGAAATTCACTCAAAATCAGAAGGAGAGAATGTACGAATTTGCGGAGAAAGTAGGATGGAAGATTCAGAAGCGAGACGAGGATATGATTCAAGAATTCTGCAGCGACGTCGGAGTTGACAGAGGGGTTCTCAAAGTTTGGATGcataacaacaaaaacacCCTCGGGAAAAAAGACGGCGGCCGGAATATGAACGGCAGCGGTGGCGAAGGAGACGGCGACGAGAAAATTAACGGCGGTGGCGAACCACACGCCACAACAAATGGGTCGTCTTCATCATCTTGATCTGAATAAATTGTTCGATGCGATGTTAGAGAGAAAATCAGAGATAGAAGAGTaagctcttttttttaattattatttttatttttatttttattttttttgctcctcttctttaaattttaagttcatTTTCTAATTACATTTCAATATCTAAATTTCCCActccaaaatattttctaattttgtctttaattaaattaacgaGAAGAACACCTTGATAATATATGCTGAGAATTTAACTTAaggaataataatatgtatatatatatagacatatGTAgctcatcatcttcatcattaATCCATCTAATTACTTCGATTAAATTTCTTAA of the Cucumis sativus cultivar 9930 chromosome 3, Cucumber_9930_V3, whole genome shotgun sequence genome contains:
- the LOC101204974 gene encoding zinc-finger homeodomain protein 9, with protein sequence MDLTPAISTAAATISTGGGAVKSPELESETPIKIQPTTKSHPFTNGVLKRHHHTAPPPPQVVYKECLKNHAASLGGHALDGCGEFMPSPTATATDPTSLKCAACGCHRNFHRREPDDPIATPTTTHVIEYQPHHRHHPPPPSTAAAAHRSPSSASPPPISSSYYPSAPHMLLALSGVLPENAGGGGGFHHTILTPSPNSRKRFRTKFTQNQKERMYEFAEKVGWKIQKRDEDMIQEFCSDVGVDRGVLKVWMHNNKNTLGKKDGGRNMNGSGGEGDGDEKINGGGEPHATTNGSSSSS